In Halorientalis sp. LT38, a genomic segment contains:
- a CDS encoding DUF7385 family protein, translated as MERLGDDTGPIDVHDYRHGLKLLKETRETSHWANKKPYACPGCDEPFEQLFVSEKTHNAFTPSSATPFCIRHEEDRILLFRH; from the coding sequence ATGGAGCGACTGGGCGACGACACGGGCCCGATCGACGTCCACGACTACCGGCACGGCCTCAAACTCCTCAAGGAGACCCGCGAGACGAGCCACTGGGCGAACAAGAAGCCATACGCCTGTCCGGGCTGCGACGAGCCCTTCGAACAGCTGTTCGTCTCCGAGAAGACCCACAACGCCTTCACCCCGTCGTCGGCCACGCCCTTCTGCATCCGGCACGAGGAAGACCGGATCCTCCTGTTCCGGCACTGA
- a CDS encoding universal stress protein: MTVLVPFDDSALSRTALERAREFAEYRGEDVVVLTLVPSDEEFAVERGWIEEGEDYDPEAVCDDFEEAVAALAPDATYRCEHPRTSDSMTATLIDDITRTIREVAADVSASIVFIGSENAGRVSTPVTSVGNPVSEDPRYDVHIVRHAE; the protein is encoded by the coding sequence ATGACGGTTCTTGTCCCGTTCGACGACTCGGCGCTGTCACGAACGGCGCTCGAACGTGCCCGCGAATTCGCCGAGTACCGCGGCGAGGACGTCGTCGTGCTCACGCTCGTCCCGAGCGACGAGGAGTTCGCCGTCGAGCGCGGCTGGATCGAGGAAGGGGAGGACTACGACCCGGAGGCGGTCTGCGACGACTTCGAGGAGGCGGTCGCGGCGCTAGCGCCGGACGCGACCTACCGGTGTGAGCACCCACGCACGAGCGATTCTATGACCGCGACCCTCATCGACGACATCACGCGGACGATCAGGGAAGTCGCCGCAGACGTCTCGGCCTCCATCGTCTTCATCGGCAGCGAGAACGCGGGCCGCGTCTCCACGCCCGTCACGAGCGTCGGGAACCCCGTCTCCGAGGACCCGCGGTACGACGTACACATCGTCCGGCACGCCGAGTGA
- a CDS encoding DUF7538 family protein, translating to MTSALDGLAGREGWRVENGAARVHYDGGTDRYSIEYYEASDCVVYWKVAPEGDVAVPVGRDTVPTPLRERIRQDLAAADVDPEVERRSL from the coding sequence ATGACCAGCGCGCTCGACGGACTGGCGGGCAGAGAGGGGTGGCGCGTCGAGAACGGCGCCGCACGGGTGCACTACGACGGCGGAACCGACCGGTACAGCATCGAGTACTACGAAGCGAGCGACTGCGTCGTCTACTGGAAGGTCGCACCCGAGGGCGACGTCGCGGTGCCGGTCGGCCGGGACACCGTGCCGACGCCGCTCAGAGAGCGGATCAGGCAGGACCTCGCCGCCGCCGACGTGGATCCCGAGGTCGAGCGCCGGTCGCTCTGA